From Actinomycetota bacterium, a single genomic window includes:
- a CDS encoding 4Fe-4S binding protein has protein sequence MAETAAADELYIRLREYMDAMPGGFPSTDSGVEMKILRKLFSPEDAKMVLCMTRHPEPAAAIAERRGVAEAETVELLDSMAARGLIGRSTEEGQPRYQAEQFAVGFYELQMKTIDREFAELAEEYFPHLGLSWARNKTGQLRIVPVASMVDVSHDVATYDRVRDLVKSQENLGLFECICSKQQRILGNECGYPLEKCLVLMEMDFYLENGFPGRRIDVEEALRFLDRSEDLGLVLTTDNVQDIRVVCSCCSCCCPQLRLIKVLPKPGKYMHSNYRARIDADECDACGVCADRCPMDAVVGGEEFMEVNPNRCIGCGVCVSTCPREAIAFELREDAVVPPKDWDETMERIKAERGLA, from the coding sequence CTATACATAAGACTGCGCGAGTACATGGATGCGATGCCGGGGGGGTTCCCGTCCACGGACAGCGGCGTGGAGATGAAGATCCTGCGCAAGCTGTTCTCCCCCGAGGATGCAAAGATGGTCCTGTGCATGACCCGGCACCCGGAGCCCGCGGCGGCGATAGCGGAGCGCCGCGGGGTGGCGGAAGCGGAAACGGTGGAGCTGCTCGACTCCATGGCCGCACGGGGACTGATCGGTCGGTCGACGGAAGAGGGCCAGCCGCGCTATCAGGCGGAGCAGTTCGCCGTGGGCTTCTATGAGCTGCAGATGAAGACCATCGACCGGGAATTCGCGGAACTGGCGGAGGAGTACTTCCCCCACCTGGGCCTTTCCTGGGCAAGGAACAAGACCGGCCAACTGCGCATCGTGCCGGTGGCCTCGATGGTGGACGTGTCGCACGATGTCGCCACCTACGACCGCGTCAGGGACCTCGTGAAGTCCCAGGAGAACCTGGGACTTTTCGAGTGCATCTGCAGCAAGCAACAGAGGATACTCGGCAACGAGTGCGGCTATCCCCTGGAGAAATGCCTCGTCCTCATGGAGATGGATTTCTACCTGGAGAACGGCTTCCCGGGCCGGAGAATCGACGTGGAGGAGGCGTTGAGGTTCCTGGACCGCTCGGAGGATTTGGGACTGGTGCTCACCACCGACAACGTCCAGGATATCAGGGTCGTATGCTCGTGCTGCAGTTGCTGCTGCCCCCAGTTGAGGTTGATAAAGGTGCTGCCCAAGCCGGGCAAGTACATGCATTCCAATTACAGGGCGCGGATAGACGCCGATGAATGCGACGCGTGCGGGGTATGCGCCGACCGTTGCCCCATGGATGCGGTTGTGGGGGGCGAGGAGTTCATGGAGGTCAACCCGAACAGGTGCATAGGCTGCGGGGTCTGTGTCTCGACCTGTCCCCGAGAGGCCATCGCGTTCGAGCTGAGAGAGGATGCCGTTGTCCCGCCCAAAGACTGGGATGAGACCATGGAACGCATAAAGGCAGAAAGAGGCCTGGCATAG